In Apostichopus japonicus isolate 1M-3 chromosome 3, ASM3797524v1, whole genome shotgun sequence, a single genomic region encodes these proteins:
- the LOC139962902 gene encoding proteasome assembly chaperone 4-like, protein MASINEINTTADCSFDVNNFVDNLLDQEVHFQVLKMKESFFVWIGSAAAKMEGLAVAMTTNIESDPSSASLFGENVDILSTALAKKLAKATKKQVFVSYNLPCDQQMLSLVEKRVHDEMKQHPEWF, encoded by the exons ATGGCCTCAATTAATGAAATTAACACCACTGCTGATTGTTCATTTGACGTGAATAACTTTGTGGATAACCTACTTGATCAAGAAGTTCACTTTCAGGTTTTGAAAATGAAGGAAAGTTTCTTCGTTTGGATAGGTTCAGCTGCTGCCAAAATGGAGGGTCTTGCAGTTGCTATGACAACTAATATA gaaagTGATCCAAGTTCTGCATCCCTGTTTGGTGAGAATGTTGACATACTGTCTACAGCCTTAGCCAAGAAACTAG CCAAGGCCACCAAGAAGCAAGTATTTGTGAGTTACAACCTGCCATGTGACCAGCAGATGCTATCATTGGTGGAGAAGAGAGTACATGATGAGATGAAACAACACCCAGAGTGGTTCTGA
- the LOC139962916 gene encoding uncharacterized protein encodes MKLRCIGYSFRCEDVLFYVFMFQLFMGIYTLVLLRRSILRTHVSKGVTRFDEAKLYPLREETEQHARKLFAEISQKGFILPTCTKFQPKGNTCNTFQESFSQISFNTTTLRSIHSELFGSCLEMVKRLFERSHEFETAMPGLMMFSPSNMKKSPFVNLGDFIFTAQRQWIPTTCENATKVAVIIIDKNWSDERWKYLILQNLIIQLQRHSIHFGIFMTQSREITLVDSTGTPTNTTDRFLQSFSGWDQFLFILFTKKEVSCNISTIHTGSLTHNSSFKVDSQETENLAASRQFLFTTLRSFTKASMRKPRGRLKKVWRLSNLNHDNDNHRTVAVAESWPVPVQ; translated from the exons ATGAAATTACGATGCATTGGATACTCCTTCAGATGCGAAGATGTTCTATTCTATGTGTTTATGTTTCAACTATTCATGGGTATATATACGTTAGTTTTACTCCGGAGGAGCAtacttcgaacacatg TTTCCAAAGGGGTGACTCGTTTTGACGAGGCTAAACTTTATCCACTACGAGAAGAGACAGAACAACATGCCAGAAAACTGTTTGCAGAAATTTCACAAAAAG GTTTTATCCTGCCGACGTGCACAAAATTCCAGCCCAAGG GCAATACTTGTAACACATTCCAAGAGTCTTTTTCCCAGATATCTTTCAATACTACTACACTTCGTTCAATTCATTCTGAATTATTTGGATCCTGTTTGGAAATGGTCAAGCGGCTTTTTGAAAGAAGTCACGAGTTCGAAACAGCAATGCCAGGCTTGATGATGTTTTCACCTTCCAACATGAAGAAGTCACCTTTCGTTAACTTAGGAGATTTTATCTTTACTGCCCAAAGACAATGGATACCTACTACATGTGAGAACGCAACAAAG GTTGCTGTTATCATCATAGACAAAAACTGGTCTGATGAACGGTGGAAATACTTAATCCTCCAAAACCTTATCATACAACTACAACGACATTCCATCCACTTTGGAATATTTATGACACAGAGCCGAGAGATAACATTG GTAGATTCAACGGGAACGCCGACGAATACCACTGATCGTTTTCTCCAGTCGTTTTCTGGTTGGGACCAAttcttattcattttatttacgAAGAAGGAAGTCTCGTGTAATATAAGCACAATTCATACGGGTAGCCTCACTCATAACAG TTCTTTTAAGGTCGACAGTCAAGAAACAGAAAATTTAGCAGCGAGTCGTCAATTTCTGTTTACAACTCTACGTTCTTTCACCAAAGCTTCAATGAGAAAACCACGAGGCAGGTTAAAGAAAGTTTGGAGGTTGTCAAATCTAAACCATGATAACGATAACCACAGAACAGTTGCAGTAGCAGAATCATGGCCAGTTCCAGTGCAGTAA